The Alnus glutinosa chromosome 8, dhAlnGlut1.1, whole genome shotgun sequence DNA segment ACAGGTACAGAAGGAATTGTTCCATCTTGAAGCTCATAATAAGCAACAGGCTGAACAGGGTGAACTATAACAGTGGCAGTCTGAGTATATGTATTAGGATCCGTGTCATAATAAATTGGTGCATGGGGCACAGCAACTTGAGATCCTTCAGCATGTCCATACAAATTACTGCTCGGGACTTGAGCCACTGAATGTACATGATATTCAAAACTAGAATCCGGATATGATAAATTGTATTGCTCAGTGTAAGAAAGAGGTTGCCCTGTCTCTGTGTAGGAAGGAGGATATGAGGGTTCAGGTGGCTCATCAGGTGGGGGAGGAGGAATATGTTCATTATCAGGCGGGGGTGGGGGAATCCATTCCTCATCTGGAGGAGGGGGCACAGTAAACCCATCCTCTGACGTCAAGGACGTATAATCTGTAGGTAGATTTGGCTGAATTGGATGCTCTAATGGAGGAAAATCACTAGGGTTCAATGCAACCAAGGTACTTGTGTTGCCTGAGGAAGTTGTATCTTCAACTTCCATGTCCACGTCCATGTCAACATCTTCTGCAGCATTAAACTTATGCTCATGAATTGATTCATCACCCAATTCAGCACCACTGACTTGTTCACTAACTCCAGCACCACTTCTTAAAACTCTAGTAGGTGAACTTAATGAAGAGTCATGTTCAGCATTTACAAGAGGTTCTTTATTGTGTGAAACCTTCTGGGAGACCGTTGATGTGTAAATATAAGGAGCAACATCAGGATTTTCAGAAGTAGAAAGAACACCTTTAGTTTCTGTTCCATTTGATTCAGCCTCATAGCCCATGCTTTCCTGCAATTTGCCCTTTCTACTGAAGGCAGAAACATGAGTTGCCTCAACTTCATCTGTATGTACAGATTTAGCAATCTTGGAAATTTCATCATTAATCACACTTTCAAGCCGTTTCAGCTGCTTTTCAGAATGCAACCAAAAAGGAAGCAAGGATGAGCCATAGTATGAAAGTGACTTTAAATCAGAAAGTCTAATCTCGACTTCCAAAATATACTTTGTTATCGAGTCATGAGCTTGTAGGTGATTGTCAGACCTGAAACACATACTTCAGTTATTAGGggggtaggaaaaaaaaaaaaaaaaaaccaactagtTATTTTAGAATCTTCtctctttttagaaaataataataataatttctgaCACTAATAATTAAAAGTAAATGCTAAGAGCAAATGAAGGAGAAAAGCAAACCAGTACCCTTTAAGTGACTTCAATCTCTGTAACAAACACTCACACTGTTGCACAAGATGAGAAGAAAGAGCAACCCCTGATTCATGTCCTCCAGTAGCTACCATATCATGCATATGCTTCTCAGAACCAGCTCTTAATTCTCTTGAATTTACATCAGTGCTCCAATTTGAATCTTTCCAAGCCTCATTCTTGTATGCTTCACTGCAATCATCCATCTGGTATTCATGTCCATAAACTTCTATTCCCTGAGGAATTATATTGGCACCCATGGTCCCTTCAAGTGGGTGAGCAGCTGAAGAACCACCTAATATTGCACCTGAAATGATGTTGGGCTCATCCATACCCACAGCCACAGGAGCAATCTCTGTTTTTTCAATAACAGTAGGGATTGTCTGACCATTGGTTAATCCAGTTGCCCGAGCCAAAACATCAGGTTCTTCCCATGAAGTCTCCCCAGTTTCAATATTCCAGTAATAGTAACGGCTACTCTCCTCATGCATTACTATCTTCCAGCCCAAAGTTACATCACCAATAACTTGTACATCAGATGTTCCAGAAATGGAATTTTGTTCTGTCAAATCCATTTCATTTTGTAAATCACCCGATATGGCAGGATCACTGTCTCTTTTATCACTTCCCTCCAGATTCTGGGAAACATCAGGTGGAATAGACTCCTGCTCCCATTCCTGTTGTTTGACCTTCTGAACGGAAAGGTCTTCAACAACATTGACCTCCAGATCTTTATAATCTTCATCAGGCAAATGCTTAACCTGACAAAAAGAAGCACACATTTAGcattccaaataaaataaattatactaACAGCATGGGATCTgttatttaaacaaaacacataaattTAGAGCATAGCTTGTCTTACAAAAGAGATTCAActcattaattaatatagaCAACTTTTTCCCTTGTTCCAAGCACATGAAAATAGATTTTCAACATGAGAAGTAAACATATTTTACAAGTGACCAAGTGAACAGACTGGTAAAATTTTACCACATTTGAACATTGTTAGATAAATCAAGTTATATCACATTGAAACATTCTATTTTCTGCTGGTAATCCAAATTTTTAGGCATCACATATGCATTTCCAAGAAGATGcctttgaaaattaaatgaccAAAAAGAAATGGTAATTAAATTTCTTGTTAA contains these protein-coding regions:
- the LOC133875241 gene encoding uncharacterized protein LOC133875241 — its product is MGKRKERRLAAQSNAGRRVKLDLFAEPSGDLGGSTEHDEDGGDKDTNHRDGLPNSPTSSGQQPQNPLLLLGQYSDDELDEEPNKELNHATVESSSPNDEVKHLPDEDYKDLEVNVVEDLSVQKVKQQEWEQESIPPDVSQNLEGSDKRDSDPAISGDLQNEMDLTEQNSISGTSDVQVIGDVTLGWKIVMHEESSRYYYWNIETGETSWEEPDVLARATGLTNGQTIPTVIEKTEIAPVAVGMDEPNIISGAILGGSSAAHPLEGTMGANIIPQGIEVYGHEYQMDDCSEAYKNEAWKDSNWSTDVNSRELRAGSEKHMHDMVATGGHESGVALSSHLVQQCECLLQRLKSLKGSDNHLQAHDSITKYILEVEIRLSDLKSLSYYGSSLLPFWLHSEKQLKRLESVINDEISKIAKSVHTDEVEATHVSAFSRKGKLQESMGYEAESNGTETKGVLSTSENPDVAPYIYTSTVSQKVSHNKEPLVNAEHDSSLSSPTRVLRSGAGVSEQVSGAELGDESIHEHKFNAAEDVDMDVDMEVEDTTSSGNTSTLVALNPSDFPPLEHPIQPNLPTDYTSLTSEDGFTVPPPPDEEWIPPPPPDNEHIPPPPPDEPPEPSYPPSYTETGQPLSYTEQYNLSYPDSSFEYHVHSVAQVPSSNLYGHAEGSQVAVPHAPIYYDTDPNTYTQTATVIVHPVQPVAYYELQDGTIPSVPVVSGVESSGFQSELASVSYDSLPAEQVAFVDPFVGVGHNSSLNVNVDISAVGGEPDKASVEVPSTSSSIQAPASISVKESFSVPPTDPVAAAAVAATSMGTKVQSKVLRSKKRTTAVAPSLRSNKKVSSLVDKWKAAKEELLEDEKEPEDAYEILERKRQREIEEWRARQIASGEAKDNANFQPLGGDWRERVKRRRAKLANEAAKTPPEARSDGNQQPDLIELSRDLPSRWQAYWDESSKQVYYGNSDTAETTWTKPTK